The Methanosphaera sp. BMS genome contains a region encoding:
- a CDS encoding ribonuclease HIII, protein MMKSLKLNNAQMNRFIGKTSHLHHQSPHQYEKIRINDDGIIFILYNSGSLVYEDNTQTRNFINGNLKDVFKYSQSKGQSNNRSHDKKSNDHKYQKRYHHKKRYPKKSKKQDDENTEESLNNSNILISKYDYTIGSDETGKGEWFGPLVVCAVATSNSENIKLKDAGVKDSKKLNKKQIMEVYENIMEMNIKHEVIALRPFSYNKLYNKFRDEGKNLNHMLAYLHSKVINMLLDEIDSEDTLIIIDKFDAKKMNEYLNTQSNMIQIENGERFIPVATSSIIAKYHYEKVLNELEERYNIRLNKKIKIRNIDKKILDKVAKTHFKNIAKHLY, encoded by the coding sequence ATGATGAAGTCACTTAAGTTAAATAATGCACAGATGAATCGGTTTATTGGAAAAACCAGTCATCTGCATCATCAAAGTCCACATCAATATGAGAAGATTAGAATCAATGATGATGGAATTATTTTTATACTCTACAACTCAGGTTCACTTGTTTATGAGGACAATACTCAAACGAGGAATTTTATTAACGGCAATCTTAAAGACGTTTTCAAGTATAGTCAGTCAAAAGGACAATCAAACAACAGGTCTCATGATAAAAAGTCAAATGACCATAAATATCAGAAACGTTATCATCACAAAAAAAGATATCCTAAAAAATCTAAAAAACAAGACGATGAAAATACTGAAGAATCCCTTAATAATTCAAATATTTTAATATCAAAGTATGATTATACGATAGGCTCTGATGAAACTGGTAAGGGGGAATGGTTTGGACCTCTTGTTGTATGTGCGGTAGCTACATCAAACAGTGAAAATATTAAGTTAAAGGATGCAGGAGTCAAGGACAGTAAAAAATTAAACAAGAAACAGATAATGGAAGTCTATGAAAATATTATGGAAATGAACATAAAACATGAAGTAATAGCACTAAGACCATTTAGCTACAACAAGCTCTACAACAAATTCAGAGATGAGGGAAAAAATCTAAACCACATGCTGGCATACCTTCATTCCAAGGTGATTAATATGCTGCTTGATGAAATAGACTCGGAGGATACATTGATAATCATTGACAAGTTCGATGCAAAAAAGATGAACGAATACCTCAATACGCAATCCAACATGATTCAGATAGAAAATGGTGAGAGATTCATACCAGTTGCAACAAGTAGTATTATTGCAAAGTATCATTATGAAAAAGTATTAAATGAATTAGAAGAAAGATATAATATTAGATTAAACAAAAAAATCAAGATAAGAAATATCGATAAAAAAATACTTGATAAAGTTGCTAAGACACACTTTAAGAACATAGCAAAACACTTGTATTAA
- the argB gene encoding acetylglutamate kinase, with the protein MKTGEVKNKEDELNISNVLIEALPYIKKFHDKKIMIKYGGHAMIDKASMSSTARDTVLLKYVGMQPVVVHGGGPEISRSMDKMGKEAKFIGGLRVTDQETMDIVKMVLVGKINIDIVSQICLHGGKAIGMSGKDNFLIEASKRDPAKIKHENGEILEVDLGYVGKIKKINSKLIEDLTANNYVPVIAPLGSDGEGNTLNLNADTVAGSLASAIDAEKLIVLTDVPGIMTDPEDPDSIIRRIRVDELRELMDSGIIKGGMIPKVETCINAVENGVKTAHILDGRLKHSILLEIFTKDGIGTMIRE; encoded by the coding sequence ATGAAAACAGGAGAAGTAAAGAATAAAGAGGATGAATTAAATATTAGTAACGTTTTGATAGAGGCTTTGCCATATATCAAGAAGTTTCATGACAAGAAGATTATGATTAAGTATGGTGGACATGCAATGATTGATAAAGCTTCCATGAGTTCAACAGCCCGTGACACGGTACTTTTAAAGTATGTTGGTATGCAACCGGTTGTAGTTCATGGTGGTGGCCCGGAAATATCCCGTTCAATGGATAAGATGGGTAAAGAAGCAAAGTTTATCGGAGGATTACGTGTAACCGATCAGGAAACAATGGATATAGTTAAGATGGTATTGGTTGGTAAGATCAATATCGATATTGTGTCACAAATCTGTTTACATGGAGGTAAGGCTATAGGAATGTCCGGTAAGGATAACTTCCTTATTGAAGCATCCAAAAGGGATCCTGCCAAGATTAAACATGAAAACGGTGAAATTCTTGAAGTTGACCTTGGTTATGTAGGTAAGATTAAAAAAATTAATTCAAAACTTATTGAAGATTTAACCGCAAACAACTATGTACCTGTAATAGCACCTTTAGGAAGTGATGGCGAGGGAAATACATTAAATCTAAATGCCGATACTGTTGCAGGTTCCCTAGCATCCGCGATTGATGCCGAAAAGTTAATCGTTTTAACCGATGTTCCTGGTATCATGACAGACCCTGAAGATCCGGACAGTATCATCAGACGTATCCGCGTGGATGAACTTAGGGAATTGATGGATTCCGGAATTATCAAGGGTGGAATGATTCCTAAGGTGGAAACATGTATCAATGCCGTTGAAAATGGAGTTAAAACTGCACATATATTAGATGGCCGATTAAAACATTCAATTCTTCTTGAAATATTTACCAAAGATGGTATTGGAACAATGATCAGAGAATAA
- a CDS encoding flavodoxin, producing the protein MSLLIVYSSGKKIQYISNIINERYDSDIVEVKDLNRKKGFLNNLKSNYAAFRNNTTKISPEHIDLEKYNLILLGCPSTLGNISPALNTLIANCDFSNKDVMIYTTTNGTNATGVLKQMKKAVDKKHGKVVNSFIIRTNNKTNQELLINTVKLLPQLDIDLYI; encoded by the coding sequence ATGTCATTACTAATAGTATATTCCTCCGGAAAAAAAATTCAATATATCTCAAACATAATAAATGAAAGGTATGACTCAGACATTGTTGAAGTAAAGGACCTTAATAGAAAAAAAGGATTTTTAAACAATCTTAAAAGTAACTACGCCGCCTTTCGCAATAACACTACAAAGATTTCACCGGAGCATATTGATTTAGAAAAATACAATCTGATATTGCTTGGATGTCCATCCACATTGGGAAATATCTCACCGGCACTAAATACGTTAATAGCAAACTGTGACTTCAGCAATAAAGATGTGATGATATACACAACAACAAACGGAACCAATGCCACCGGCGTGCTAAAACAAATGAAAAAAGCAGTTGATAAAAAGCATGGCAAAGTGGTAAACTCATTTATCATAAGAACAAACAATAAAACAAACCAAGAACTGCTCATCAATACAGTTAAGCTCCTGCCCCAACTAGATATAGACTTATATATCTAA
- a CDS encoding FeoA family protein — protein MVKTVDDLELGEIGRVKKYRIHGSLGKHLREMGLVKGTTIKLERRAPLGYPVAIRIQGFSLALRKEEAMAIELE, from the coding sequence ATGGTAAAAACAGTTGACGATTTAGAATTAGGTGAAATAGGAAGAGTAAAAAAATATAGAATCCACGGATCACTAGGAAAACACCTTAGGGAAATGGGATTAGTAAAAGGAACAACAATAAAACTCGAAAGAAGAGCACCATTAGGATACCCAGTAGCAATACGTATACAAGGTTTCTCATTAGCATTAAGAAAAGAAGAAGCAATGGCAATCGAACTGGAATAA
- the argC gene encoding N-acetyl-gamma-glutamyl-phosphate reductase, producing the protein MSKIDVAIIGASGYTGGELMRILSRHPKVEITTVTSRKSEGDDVSTLHPHLENLDLQFTNPENKDVDADVVFCAVPHGASMKIVPDFLDNGSKVVDLSGDFRFQDVPTYEKWYGMTHLHPELEAVFGLPEINRDLIKDANLIANPGCFPTGAILSSLPLVENQLVDRIILDSKSGVSGAGIKATSNSHFPTCSDNVKPYAIASHRHTPEIREQLRNFGSKDVKVSFTPHLVPVIRGIITTNHSILLKDNVTADDIYSLYSQYYKNEPFVQVLKDNNIPLLASVRGSNYCQIGGISLDDEDELVVISAIDNLVKGASGQAIQNMNIMCGFDETEGLKELGLYP; encoded by the coding sequence ATGAGTAAGATAGATGTAGCAATTATAGGAGCCAGCGGTTATACCGGTGGAGAATTGATGAGAATCCTATCAAGACATCCAAAAGTTGAAATTACCACGGTTACCAGCCGTAAGAGTGAAGGGGATGATGTAAGCACACTACATCCACACCTGGAAAACCTGGATTTGCAGTTCACAAATCCTGAAAACAAGGACGTGGATGCTGATGTGGTATTCTGTGCAGTGCCACACGGAGCATCAATGAAGATAGTGCCGGACTTCCTGGATAACGGTTCCAAAGTGGTGGATTTAAGTGGAGATTTCAGATTCCAGGACGTTCCCACATATGAGAAATGGTATGGAATGACCCATCTACACCCTGAACTTGAAGCTGTATTCGGTCTTCCGGAGATAAACCGTGACCTGATTAAAGATGCAAACCTGATAGCAAATCCGGGCTGTTTCCCTACCGGTGCAATTCTTTCCAGTCTTCCTCTTGTTGAAAACCAGTTAGTTGACAGGATTATACTTGACAGTAAAAGTGGTGTAAGCGGTGCGGGTATAAAGGCCACATCAAACAGCCATTTTCCAACATGCAGCGATAACGTAAAACCATATGCAATTGCAAGTCACAGACACACCCCCGAAATAAGGGAACAGCTCAGAAACTTCGGTTCAAAGGATGTTAAAGTATCATTTACCCCTCATTTGGTACCGGTAATACGTGGTATCATAACAACAAACCACAGCATATTGCTCAAGGACAATGTTACGGCTGATGACATCTACTCCTTATACAGCCAGTACTATAAGAACGAACCGTTCGTACAGGTTCTTAAAGACAACAACATTCCTCTTCTTGCAAGCGTAAGAGGTTCCAATTATTGTCAGATTGGTGGTATATCCCTTGATGATGAAGACGAGCTTGTAGTGATATCCGCTATTGATAACCTCGTGAAAGGGGCATCAGGCCAGGCTATTCAAAACATGAACATCATGTGTGGATTTGATGAAACGGAAGGACTTAAGGAATTAGGATTATATCCATAG
- a CDS encoding flavodoxin: protein MRSLTIYYSKGGNTRLVANTLKSEIKTHRLEVIDLWENKTLSELLFPTIRNSAQIKPDGITVDPYYEVVFVGTPVYFGSVTPAIARFIKKTDFQNKDVILFNTFKYAGYKHSIRRLAKLVKKSNGNVVHAFGIKCNGTDEDIINCTKKAIKELSI from the coding sequence ATGAGAAGCTTAACAATATACTATTCCAAAGGCGGTAACACAAGACTCGTCGCAAATACCCTTAAAAGTGAGATAAAAACCCATAGACTCGAAGTAATAGATTTATGGGAAAATAAAACACTATCAGAACTCCTTTTTCCAACAATAAGAAATTCAGCACAAATAAAACCAGATGGCATAACAGTAGACCCATATTATGAAGTGGTATTTGTAGGTACGCCTGTATACTTCGGATCAGTTACCCCAGCAATAGCACGCTTTATCAAAAAGACCGATTTTCAGAATAAAGACGTTATCCTGTTTAATACATTCAAATACGCAGGATATAAACATTCAATAAGAAGACTGGCCAAGCTTGTTAAAAAAAGTAACGGAAATGTTGTCCATGCATTCGGCATTAAATGTAACGGCACGGATGAGGACATAATAAATTGCACCAAGAAAGCCATCAAAGAATTAAGTATTTAA
- a CDS encoding Mur ligase family protein codes for MMSNIKYKIVKKFSQLTLKSMHYLPTGGKSFPGYLFLKYAGRENLPQLADEQIAIGSILLTGTNGKTTTTTMAIDLLNRDMNLSTSVDNNTIYALTTGILENKSELGVFEYGIRDIEHGEPDNVQRLVSPIGVTYTNISREHTQVLGVKKSFEDYVKAKTLLSEAMDKGVVITNCDDPNTAYIGLNKEKDVHVNYYGFELDFLEDIFESPVVKCPNCGKQLTYVKYYMNQRGIYSCDCGFKRPEPDIKLTRFETQDDKWLITIEGRVYNYIIDKDLDINVTMTVPMLGIHNLYNILCSTAVYATFTNEMENVNEKIEDYFNQLDFTILPPGRFEIFEVDGKLVGIGQGDNGDALKVNALLMDLYSEGDVEFIYNTPDEYEDDVFEDHKVAIRGLNPVSLIVVPGRVSVTKAQEYYNQIKDEYDSKFIPVEYDFEKRINNLIKLIKHSKYNYILVSGCGEEQLVWDEVKRRLKEEYSNQ; via the coding sequence ATTATGAGCAATATAAAGTATAAAATTGTAAAAAAGTTTAGTCAGCTCACGCTTAAGTCGATGCATTATCTGCCTACGGGTGGAAAAAGTTTTCCGGGATATCTCTTTCTCAAATATGCCGGAAGGGAAAACCTGCCTCAGCTGGCCGATGAACAGATAGCCATCGGTTCAATATTATTAACCGGAACAAACGGTAAGACCACCACAACTACCATGGCAATAGATCTGTTGAATAGGGACATGAACCTGTCTACCAGTGTGGACAACAACACGATATATGCATTGACAACGGGAATATTGGAGAACAAATCTGAACTTGGAGTATTCGAGTATGGTATACGTGATATTGAACACGGCGAGCCGGATAATGTTCAAAGGTTGGTAAGTCCGATAGGCGTGACATATACCAACATTTCCCGTGAACACACGCAGGTACTGGGTGTAAAGAAGTCATTCGAGGATTACGTCAAGGCAAAGACATTGCTTAGTGAGGCCATGGATAAGGGGGTAGTAATAACTAACTGTGATGATCCTAATACTGCTTATATTGGACTTAACAAGGAGAAAGACGTTCACGTTAATTATTACGGATTTGAACTTGACTTTCTTGAGGATATATTTGAATCACCCGTAGTGAAATGTCCGAATTGCGGTAAGCAGTTAACTTATGTTAAGTATTATATGAATCAAAGAGGGATATACTCATGTGATTGTGGATTCAAACGTCCCGAACCTGATATTAAGCTTACCCGATTTGAAACTCAGGATGATAAATGGCTCATAACTATTGAAGGTAGGGTATATAACTACATTATCGATAAAGATTTGGATATAAACGTGACTATGACCGTACCAATGCTTGGAATACATAATCTGTATAACATATTATGTTCTACAGCGGTATATGCAACATTTACCAATGAAATGGAGAATGTTAATGAAAAGATTGAAGATTACTTCAACCAGCTGGACTTTACAATTCTTCCTCCTGGCAGATTTGAGATATTTGAAGTTGACGGTAAGTTGGTTGGTATCGGTCAGGGTGATAATGGGGATGCCCTTAAGGTAAATGCATTGCTCATGGATTTATACTCTGAAGGTGATGTGGAATTCATCTACAATACTCCTGATGAATATGAGGATGATGTATTCGAGGACCATAAGGTAGCCATCAGGGGATTGAATCCTGTTAGTTTGATTGTTGTTCCGGGCAGAGTATCTGTTACAAAGGCACAGGAGTACTATAATCAAATCAAGGATGAATATGACAGTAAATTTATTCCTGTGGAATATGACTTTGAAAAAAGGATAAACAATCTCATAAAGTTAATTAAACACTCCAAGTATAATTACATCCTCGTATCCGGTTGTGGTGAGGAACAATTGGTATGGGATGAAGTAAAACGAAGGTTGAAAGAGGAATATTCCAACCAATAA
- a CDS encoding flavodoxin — MTDIVIYYSRTKNTKKVAEVIARKYNTEILEVNDKRKRNGILGFITGGYDSLFEKDTKIEYEKLDLKDYDTIFIGTPVWASKPTPAIVQFIKENEFSGTNCVTFATMMGSGGETTINVLNNMIISQGGNVKDSFILAVKNNDIEELTNEALDDLEL; from the coding sequence ATGACGGACATAGTTATATATTACTCACGTACAAAAAATACAAAAAAGGTTGCAGAAGTAATTGCAAGAAAATACAATACAGAAATACTTGAAGTTAATGATAAACGGAAAAGAAACGGTATCCTAGGATTTATCACAGGAGGTTATGATTCCTTATTTGAAAAGGATACGAAAATCGAATATGAAAAGCTTGACTTGAAGGATTATGATACAATATTTATCGGAACTCCAGTATGGGCTTCAAAACCTACACCTGCAATTGTACAGTTTATTAAGGAAAATGAGTTCAGCGGTACCAATTGTGTTACCTTTGCTACTATGATGGGTAGTGGTGGAGAAACTACAATCAATGTTTTGAATAATATGATAATAAGCCAAGGTGGAAACGTCAAGGATTCATTTATCTTAGCCGTTAAGAATAATGATATTGAAGAATTGACAAATGAAGCCCTGGATGATCTGGAGTTATAA